TGGATCATGGCGGGGGTCACGGCGCCCGGCACGCTCAAACCCAAAAAGACATCCGCCTCCACCAGGGCATCGGCCAAGGTACCCGTTTGGGGAACGGCAAAGGCCCGTTTCATGGAGTGCAAGTCAGGGCGTTGGGTACTGACAATGCCCTGGGAATCGCACAGGACTAACCCCTGCGCGCCCGCCCGCTTCAGGAGGGCTGCCACCGCCAGACCCGCCGCCCCCGCCCCGTTGATAACAATCCGCACCCGCTCCAGGGACTTCCCCACCCAACGCAGGGCATTGAGCAGAGCCGCCAGGGTCACGATCGCCGTGCCGTGCTGGTCGTCGTGAAACACAGGAATAGCCAACTCCCGTTGCAGGCGCTGCTCGATGGCAAAACAGCGGGGCGCGCTGATGTCCTCCAAATTGATCCCCCCAAACACCGGCGCCAGATACTTGACCGTCGCCACGATGGCCTCCGGGTCCTGGGTATCCAAACAGATGGGAAAAGCATCAATACCGGCAAATTCCTTAAACAACATGGCCTTGCCCTCCATGACCGGTAGGGCCGCGTAGGGTCCCAAATTCCCCAACCCCAAAACGGCGCTCCCATCCGTGACAATAGCTACGCAATTTTGCTTGATGGTGAAGCGATAGACCTGCTCCGGATGCTGGGCGATTTCCGCGCACACCCGTCCCACCCCCGGCGTATAGGCCATGGCCAGGTCCGCTTGGTTTTTCAGGGGAATTTTGCTTTGCAGGTGAATTTTTCCCCCCTGGTGCAACTGAAACGTCCGGTCGTCCACACTCAGCAACCGCACCTGGGGGAGTGCCCTGATAGCCGCAATAATCTGCTCCTCGTGCTCCGGGCCAGTGGCATCAATGGTGATTTCCCGGATGGCCCTTTGGCGGGTTTGTTCAATCAAGTCAATCGGTCCCAGGTTCCCCCCCGCCTCCCCGATGGCCTGCAAAACCGCCGCCAACTGCCCAACTCGATTAGGAATTTCGATGCGCACCGTCAAACGAAAACTGGGGCTAGGGGTCAGGGAAGTCATGTAAAAATCCCCTGTCTTTTGCCGTCCTCTACTTTATCAAACATCAAACCGGGCGCTGGTCAACCGTTCCACCGGAACCGTTAGGTTTCAAAGCGCTGTTTGAGGCGCGTCGCTTTCCCCACCCGTTTCCGCAGGTAGTACAGTTTAGCCCGACGCACCACCGACTTGCGCAGCACCTGAATACTGGCAATCCGGGGCGAATGCACCAAAAACACCCGTTCCACCCCCACACCTTGGAACGTCTTGCGCACCGTAATACTCAAATTGACCCCTGTACCGCGCCGCGCGATCACCACCCCCTCGTAGGGCTGCACCCGTTCCTTGCCCCCCTCTTGAATCAGCACCCCAACGCGCACAACGTCGCCCACCTCAATAAGGGGCACATCCGGTTTCAGGTACTCGGCTTCAATGGACCGAATAATTGCCTGGGCGTTCATGGCCATTGCTGAATTGATGACAATCCCCCATCATAAGCGAATTTCCTTCCCTTGTCCAGCGCTGGCGCCAGGCTTCGTACAGGCATAGGGCGGCCACAATGGCCACGTTCAAGGACTCCACCCCCGGCTGCTGGGGAATCCGCGCCACCCAATCAGCCATTGGCAGCCAGGCCTCCGGCAATCCCTGGCCCTCATTACCCAGCAAAAGCAGCGTTGGCCGAGTCCAATCCACCTGCCAGTAGAGCCGTTCCCCTGGAGCTGCGGTGGCAATTATTTGCACTTGCTGTTGTTGGTAGGCCTGCAGGACAGCCAGAGGGTCCCCACACACCTGGGGCCGACACCGGAACCATTGTCCCGCCGCTGCCCGCAACACCTTGGGGTGGTAGGGGTCCACGCTATCGTCCGTCAACCAAAGCTGGGTTACGCCGACCGCAGCCGCCGTGCGAATCAAGGTCCCCACGTTGCCCGGGTCCTGCAAGCAATAGCCCAGCAACTGGAGCCAGCCGATGACGAGTTGAGTGCTGGGGGGAGGAATGGATGCCACGGCCACCACCCCATCGGGATGCACCGTCGTTGCCAGGGCCTCCAGCACCTGGGGATGCACCAACTGGCCCAGGCCCGCCGGCAATTGCCCTAGGACCTCCGGGTGGCGTTCCGCCCAAGCAGACGTATAGCAAATCACTTTCAGCGGGATACCCTGGCGCAGCGCCTCCACCAGCAGATGCGTCCCCTCCAGCAGAAATTCTCCCGTTTCCCGGCGTCCTTTGGCCCTATGGAGGGAGCGGATATGGTGCACCAGGGGATGCCGCCGGCTGGTGATCACCCCGACCCCCAGGAGCGCCAATACTGCCGCCGCATCCGGGCAATCACCGTCAGCGGAATACCCTGGGGGCAAACGGCGGCGCACTCCCCGTGGTTGGAGCAGTGCCCAAAGCCCTCCGCCTCCATCTGCGCCACCATTTGTTGTACCCGCCGGGCCGCCTCCGGTTGTCCCTGGGGCAGGAGACTCAGATGGGTAATTTTCGCCCCCACAAACAACGCAGCCGAGTGGTTAGGACAGGCCGCCACACAGGCCCCGCAACCAATACATGCTGCCGCCTGAAAAGCCTGCTCCGCCGTATGCCTGGG
This DNA window, taken from Gloeomargarita sp. SRBZ-1_bins_9, encodes the following:
- a CDS encoding NAD-dependent malic enzyme, which gives rise to MTSLTPSPSFRLTVRIEIPNRVGQLAAVLQAIGEAGGNLGPIDLIEQTRQRAIREITIDATGPEHEEQIIAAIRALPQVRLLSVDDRTFQLHQGGKIHLQSKIPLKNQADLAMAYTPGVGRVCAEIAQHPEQVYRFTIKQNCVAIVTDGSAVLGLGNLGPYAALPVMEGKAMLFKEFAGIDAFPICLDTQDPEAIVATVKYLAPVFGGINLEDISAPRCFAIEQRLQRELAIPVFHDDQHGTAIVTLAALLNALRWVGKSLERVRIVINGAGAAGLAVAALLKRAGAQGLVLCDSQGIVSTQRPDLHSMKRAFAVPQTGTLADALVEADVFLGLSVPGAVTPAMIHAMAPDPIVFAMANPVPEIQPEAIEDKVAVMATGRSDYPNQINNVLAFPGIFRGALDSRVRHLTPDLYLAAARAIASLVSPQELQRDYIIPSVFDGRVVPTVAQAVAQAAREAGLTPE
- a CDS encoding RNA methyltransferase, with translation MPPGYSADGDCPDAAAVLALLGVGVITSRRHPLVHHIRSLHRAKGRRETGEFLLEGTHLLVEALRQGIPLKVICYTSAWAERHPEVLGQLPAGLGQLVHPQVLEALATTVHPDGVVAVASIPPPSTQLVIGWLQLLGYCLQDPGNVGTLIRTAAAVGVTQLWLTDDSVDPYHPKVLRAAAGQWFRCRPQVCGDPLAVLQAYQQQQVQIIATAAPGERLYWQVDWTRPTLLLLGNEGQGLPEAWLPMADWVARIPQQPGVESLNVAIVAALCLYEAWRQRWTREGNSLMMGDCHQFSNGHERPGNYSVH
- the rplS gene encoding 50S ribosomal protein L19 — protein: MNAQAIIRSIEAEYLKPDVPLIEVGDVVRVGVLIQEGGKERVQPYEGVVIARRGTGVNLSITVRKTFQGVGVERVFLVHSPRIASIQVLRKSVVRRAKLYYLRKRVGKATRLKQRFET